Proteins encoded by one window of bacterium:
- a CDS encoding rhodanese-like domain-containing protein, producing GREDGAARGGRDEGRAHLGSAERLLLDVRSDEEYSGERVMPPPNFDHGAERTGRIPGAAHLFYGNLFNEDDTFKTPGELKKAFDGVGANPQKAGEIVVYCRLSHRATLAWFAMRCLLGYENVKVYDGSWTEWGSIVGFPIEK from the coding sequence GGGGCGGGAGGATGGGGCGGCCCGCGGGGGGCGCGACGAGGGGCGCGCGCACCTGGGGAGCGCGGAGCGGCTCCTCCTCGATGTCCGCTCGGACGAGGAATACAGCGGCGAGCGGGTGATGCCCCCGCCCAACTTCGATCACGGCGCCGAGCGGACGGGCCGCATCCCCGGCGCGGCCCATCTTTTTTACGGGAACCTTTTCAACGAGGACGATACGTTCAAGACGCCCGGGGAGTTGAAGAAGGCGTTCGACGGTGTGGGAGCGAACCCGCAGAAGGCGGGCGAGATCGTTGTTTATTGCCGCCTCAGCCACCGCGCGACGCTCGCCTGGTTTGCGATGCGCTGTCTGCTCGGCTATGAGAACGTGAAGGTCTACGACGGCTCCTGGACGGAGTGGGGGAGCATCGTCGGATTTCCGATCGAAAAATAG